The following coding sequences are from one Granulicella sp. L56 window:
- a CDS encoding efflux transporter outer membrane subunit, protein MTTLRFKAAIYPAIAAAVLLTGCRVGPKYHTPPATAQAPPISYKESPTQFKDADGWKVAQPQDAMLHGKWWEIYSDPELNALEDQVNINNQNLKEYFQNFMAARAMVREARSQLFPTASIGPAYTRSRSSANLKNSTGTGGTSAGAQSSLISMPLDVSWEPDLWGKIRDTISEAQFQAQISAADLENERLTEQADLAEFFFELRGQDALQALYTSTIEADKKALDLARARYETGVDDQISVVEAQNTLQSAESDAMNLGVARAQYEHAIAVLIGTNPSTFSIPVKPLNATPPAIPIGVPSQLLERRPDIAASERAMAVANAEIDIAYAAFYPDLTLSASGGFNSSSLGPLFDWPSRFWSIGPSLSETILDVGLRSAGAQQYRATYNASVATYRETVLTAFQQVEDYLASVRILSQQILKQQEAVQSSQRFVDLETERYKTGIDPYVDVVTAQTTLLTNQRTLTTLQIQSMTSSVQLVQALGGGWDRTQLPTPSQVTATPSKADTAIQR, encoded by the coding sequence ATGACTACACTTCGCTTCAAAGCCGCCATCTACCCCGCCATCGCAGCGGCTGTGCTTCTTACCGGCTGTCGGGTTGGCCCCAAATATCACACGCCTCCGGCGACAGCCCAGGCTCCGCCGATCTCGTACAAAGAATCGCCCACGCAGTTCAAGGATGCCGATGGCTGGAAGGTCGCACAGCCCCAGGACGCCATGCTTCATGGCAAATGGTGGGAGATCTACAGCGACCCCGAGTTGAATGCGCTCGAAGATCAAGTCAACATTAACAATCAGAACCTTAAAGAATATTTTCAGAATTTCATGGCTGCGCGCGCGATGGTTCGCGAGGCACGGTCGCAGCTCTTTCCCACGGCTTCGATTGGTCCTGCGTACACGCGTTCTCGCTCCTCGGCCAATCTGAAAAATTCTACTGGAACCGGCGGCACCAGTGCCGGGGCGCAAAGCTCGCTTATCTCCATGCCGCTCGATGTCTCCTGGGAGCCCGACCTCTGGGGCAAGATTCGCGACACCATCAGCGAGGCTCAATTTCAGGCGCAGATCAGCGCAGCCGATCTTGAAAATGAGCGCCTCACCGAACAGGCGGACCTCGCCGAGTTCTTCTTCGAGCTGCGGGGCCAGGATGCTTTGCAGGCTCTGTACACCTCCACGATCGAGGCCGACAAAAAAGCGCTCGATCTTGCCCGTGCTCGCTACGAGACCGGTGTAGACGATCAAATCTCTGTCGTCGAAGCACAGAACACTCTGCAAAGTGCTGAATCCGATGCAATGAATCTCGGCGTCGCCCGTGCGCAGTACGAACATGCCATTGCGGTACTTATCGGGACCAATCCTTCGACTTTCTCCATCCCGGTCAAGCCGCTGAATGCCACGCCACCAGCGATTCCCATTGGTGTGCCTTCGCAGCTCCTTGAACGCCGTCCGGATATTGCTGCTTCTGAGCGCGCCATGGCTGTTGCCAACGCGGAGATCGATATAGCCTATGCTGCTTTTTATCCAGACCTGACCCTTAGTGCCTCTGGAGGATTCAACAGCTCCTCGCTTGGACCTCTCTTCGATTGGCCCAGCCGCTTCTGGTCGATTGGCCCATCGCTCTCGGAGACCATTCTTGATGTGGGCCTCCGCAGTGCTGGAGCGCAGCAATACAGGGCAACTTACAATGCCAGTGTTGCGACCTATCGAGAGACGGTTCTCACAGCCTTTCAGCAAGTGGAGGATTACCTCGCCTCAGTTCGCATCCTGTCTCAGCAAATCCTCAAGCAGCAGGAAGCTGTGCAATCGTCGCAGCGATTTGTTGATCTGGAAACTGAACGATATAAAACCGGTATCGATCCCTATGTCGATGTCGTCACCGCGCAGACCACGCTGCTCACCAATCAGCGCACGCTGACTACGCTTCAAATCCAGAGCATGACTTCATCGGTTCAATTGGTCCAGGCGCTCGGCGGAGGATGGGACAGGACGCAGCTTCCAACCCCGTCCCAGGTCACCGCTACACCCAGCAAAGCCGACACCGCTATCCAAAGATAG
- a CDS encoding efflux RND transporter permease subunit — protein sequence MNISEPFIHRPVATTLLTIAIAIAGAIAFTVLPVSPLPQVDFPTISVQAGLPGGSAEIMASSVATPLERQFGHIAGVTEMTSSSSLGSTQITIQFDLSRNIDGAARDVQAAINAARTYLPANLPGNPTYRKVNPADAAIMILTLTSDIYDPGKLYDEASTVLQQKLSQIEGVGQVAVGGGALPSVRVEVNPTKLASYGLTMANLQSVLSLQNSALAKGQITDGNTTADILANDQISKAVDYQPLIVGYKNGAAIHLSDVADVIDSVQNIRNGGYLNGKRAINIIIHREPGANIIDTNNRILAAIPSMKASIPNGIDVTVMLDRTTTIKASVHDVEWTLLLSIVLVIFVVFIFLRNARATLIPAVAVPVSLIGTLAVMYLFGYSIDNLSLMALTISTGFVVDDAIVVMENITRHLEAGMGSFAATLKGAQEIGFTVMSISFSLIAVFIPLILMGGIVGRLFREFAITLSTAILVSMVISLTTTPTMCAYILKDEHKEKHGRLYMANERFFEWVLSLYRRTLHWVLDNPGLTLTVLFLTILLNVAIAIKIPKGFFPQQDTGAIQGGIQGPQDASFPAMDAATKQVEDVVVKDPAVQTVIAFTGGGNGGFVYVTLKPLNVRKIGAEAVIDRLRPKLNKLTGASTFLQASQDLRIGGRSSSALYQYTLQADNLADLSKWGPIVLAHMKHLPGLQDVNTDQQNGGLDLLLDYDRVKAARLGQTAQTLDSSLYSAFGQSEVSVIYTQLNQYYVVLEVAPPYWQSPAGLTNIYLRPGGSTNPTATGNIPLSTMATNQATTIPLSLNHTGLFPSDTISFNLAPGVSLSDATLAIDQMQDQLGIPATVHGFFAGTLQAYQDSLSTEPLLILTAIFAVYIVLGILYESLVHPITILSTLPSASVGAMLALLLFHEDLNVISIIGIVLLIGIVKKNAIMMIDFALQVEREQGISPEEAIFEACMLRFRPILMTTTAAMFGAIPLAFGTGMGSELRRPLGITIVGGLLVSQLLTLYTTPVVYLTLDRLRLRIQGRKKHDTFHPAVGPTPATD from the coding sequence ATGAACATCTCCGAGCCCTTCATCCACAGGCCGGTAGCGACGACGCTGCTTACTATCGCTATCGCCATCGCCGGAGCGATTGCGTTCACCGTACTTCCGGTCTCGCCTCTGCCGCAGGTGGACTTTCCTACGATTTCGGTTCAGGCAGGTCTGCCTGGAGGCAGCGCCGAGATCATGGCCTCTTCTGTGGCTACACCGCTCGAGCGGCAGTTCGGCCATATCGCTGGCGTTACTGAGATGACCTCTTCGAGCAGTCTCGGTTCGACTCAGATCACGATCCAATTCGATTTGAGCCGCAATATCGATGGCGCGGCACGCGATGTCCAGGCAGCTATCAACGCAGCGCGCACCTATCTTCCTGCTAACCTCCCTGGAAATCCCACCTATCGCAAGGTCAACCCGGCTGATGCTGCGATCATGATCCTTACGTTGACGTCCGATATCTACGATCCGGGCAAGCTCTACGACGAAGCCTCTACAGTTCTTCAACAAAAACTTTCGCAGATTGAGGGCGTAGGACAGGTAGCCGTGGGCGGAGGCGCGCTTCCATCCGTTCGTGTTGAGGTAAACCCCACCAAACTCGCTAGCTACGGCCTCACCATGGCCAATCTCCAGTCAGTACTCAGCCTGCAGAACTCCGCTTTGGCGAAGGGGCAGATTACCGACGGCAACACCACCGCCGATATTCTTGCCAATGATCAGATTTCAAAAGCGGTGGACTACCAGCCGCTGATCGTTGGCTACAAGAATGGGGCGGCCATTCATCTGTCCGATGTCGCGGACGTCATCGACTCCGTGCAGAACATCCGTAATGGTGGCTATCTCAACGGCAAACGCGCCATTAACATCATCATCCACCGCGAGCCTGGCGCCAACATTATCGATACCAACAACCGAATCCTCGCTGCGATTCCTTCCATGAAGGCTTCGATTCCGAATGGAATCGACGTCACTGTCATGCTCGATCGCACGACCACTATCAAGGCTTCGGTTCACGACGTTGAATGGACGCTCCTTCTTTCCATTGTCCTCGTCATCTTTGTTGTCTTCATCTTTCTTCGGAATGCGCGGGCGACGCTCATTCCGGCGGTCGCCGTGCCAGTCTCTCTCATAGGCACTCTGGCAGTGATGTATCTCTTCGGCTATAGCATCGACAACCTATCGCTGATGGCGCTTACCATCTCTACAGGCTTCGTCGTCGACGACGCTATCGTCGTCATGGAGAACATCACTCGCCATCTGGAAGCCGGTATGGGCTCCTTCGCTGCAACTCTCAAAGGCGCGCAGGAGATCGGCTTCACCGTCATGTCCATTAGCTTCTCGCTCATCGCGGTATTCATTCCGCTGATTTTGATGGGCGGAATCGTTGGCCGACTCTTCCGCGAATTTGCTATCACGCTTTCCACTGCCATCCTGGTTTCGATGGTCATCTCTCTCACAACTACGCCCACGATGTGCGCCTACATCCTGAAAGATGAGCACAAAGAAAAGCATGGCCGCCTTTACATGGCGAACGAGAGGTTCTTCGAGTGGGTACTCTCCCTCTATCGCCGTACGTTGCACTGGGTTCTCGACAACCCCGGCCTCACGCTCACGGTTCTCTTCCTTACGATTCTCCTGAATGTCGCCATCGCTATAAAGATCCCCAAAGGTTTCTTTCCCCAGCAGGATACGGGCGCTATTCAAGGTGGAATCCAAGGGCCACAGGATGCTTCTTTTCCAGCGATGGACGCTGCCACGAAGCAGGTGGAAGATGTCGTAGTGAAAGACCCAGCTGTCCAGACTGTCATTGCCTTTACAGGTGGCGGCAACGGGGGTTTTGTCTATGTTACGTTGAAACCACTCAACGTTCGCAAGATTGGCGCCGAGGCGGTGATTGACCGCCTACGCCCGAAGTTGAACAAGCTTACCGGGGCCTCCACTTTCCTTCAGGCCTCGCAAGACCTTCGCATCGGCGGACGATCCAGCAGCGCTCTTTATCAGTACACGCTTCAGGCCGACAACCTTGCCGATCTCTCAAAATGGGGTCCGATTGTGCTGGCGCATATGAAGCACCTCCCCGGCCTGCAGGACGTCAATACCGACCAACAAAATGGCGGGTTGGATCTCTTGCTGGACTACGACCGAGTTAAAGCGGCCAGACTAGGACAGACTGCTCAGACACTCGACTCCTCTCTCTATAGTGCCTTCGGTCAATCCGAAGTCTCAGTGATCTACACCCAACTCAATCAGTACTACGTTGTTCTTGAGGTCGCACCCCCGTATTGGCAGAGCCCCGCAGGACTTACAAATATCTATCTTCGCCCAGGGGGAAGCACCAACCCGACAGCAACCGGCAATATTCCGCTCTCTACGATGGCTACAAACCAAGCCACCACCATACCCCTGTCTCTTAACCACACAGGGCTCTTTCCGTCGGATACGATCTCCTTCAATCTCGCACCAGGCGTCTCGCTCAGCGATGCAACACTTGCTATCGACCAGATGCAGGATCAGTTGGGCATCCCGGCCACCGTCCACGGCTTCTTCGCCGGCACGCTGCAGGCTTACCAGGATTCTCTCAGTACCGAGCCTCTCCTTATCCTGACCGCTATCTTCGCCGTCTACATCGTCCTCGGTATTCTTTACGAGAGCTTGGTACATCCCATCACGATTCTGTCGACGCTGCCGTCTGCCAGCGTCGGAGCCATGCTTGCGCTTCTCCTCTTCCACGAGGACCTGAACGTAATCTCAATCATCGGCATCGTACTGCTGATAGGCATCGTTAAAAAGAATGCCATTATGATGATTGACTTTGCGCTTCAGGTCGAACGCGAACAGGGGATAAGCCCCGAAGAAGCGATCTTTGAAGCCTGCATGCTTCGCTTCCGTCCCATTCTAATGACCACTACGGCTGCAATGTTTGGAGCCATTCCGCTTGCATTTGGAACTGGCATGGGCTCTGAGCTCCGCCGCCCGTTGGGCATCACCATCGTAGGAGGACTCCTTGTGAGCCAACTCCTGACTCTTTACACCACTCCCGTCGTCTACCTTACCCTCGATCGCCTTCGTCTTCGCATCCAGGGCAGGAAGAAGCACGACACGTTTCATCCTGCGGTCGGTCCAACCCCCGCCACAGATTAA
- a CDS encoding efflux RND transporter permease subunit: MSPSRPFILRPVATSLLMAAILLVGLVGYTQLPVSALPEVDYPTIQVVTFYPGGSPDVVATTVTAPLERQFGELQGLSQMTSSSSGGNSVIVLQFNLNLDIDVAEEEVQSGINAAQSYLPANLPSPPIYNKTNPADAPILTLAITSNTMPLSAVEDLIDTRLAPKISQLSGVGLVSISGGQKPAVRIQANPTALSSYGMNLEDLRTSVSEASVNAAKGNFDGPRQDYQIDANDQLVTSGDYKKVVVAYRNGAPVMLTDVAHIVDGVENSVQAAWMNQTPAIIVNIQRQPGGNTISVVKSIKSLLPQLEASLPAGIQITTLTDLTTSIQASVDDVEFELLLTIALVVMVIFLFLRNLYATIIPSVAVPLSLVGTFAVMYILGYSLDNLSLMALTISTGFVVDDAIVMIENIARYLEEGDSPMQAALKGAEQIGFTIMSLTVSLIAVLIPLLFMGDVIGRLFREFAVTLAVTIVISAVVSLTLTPMMASRILKHTPPEQQGRFFKASERVFESMISFYGRTLKFVLRFQTITLLVAVATLILTIYLYIIIPKGFFPVQDTGVIQGISQASPTIGSKSMAVKQKELAAVILQDPAVESLSSFIGADGTNTTINSGRMSINLKPLNQRDLSASDVIRRLQRKLKDVQGIELYMQPVQNITVDDRVSRTQYQYTLEDPDQNELNLWTARFVDKLKQLPGLEDIATDQQLGGLAVDLVIDRNTASRLGIAPTTIDNTLYDAFGQRQINTMYTQLNQYHVILEAQPQFQLDPSMLSHLYIQSNAATGTSGAGGSSDSGKGSTSAGSNALTTSPLYTPSSNVLVPPVSPLTSSAATITQGAGSAGATSSSISNSVPFSAFSHFQTTTEPLSIMHQGQFPAITVSFNLAPDGSLGGAIDSITKVQKDMHMPASLQADFQGTAASFRNSLSNEPLLILAALVTVYIVLGVLYESFIHPITILSTLPSAGVGAFLALIIFHQSLSIVAIIGLVLLIGIVKKNGIMMVDFALEAEREHGKSATDAIYEACLLRFRPIMMTTMAALLAGIPLAFGTGEGSELRKPLGIAMVGGLLLSQVLTLYTTPVIYIFFDNLAARFSHKGKAHNGNEPQHVGQP; the protein is encoded by the coding sequence TTGAGTCCCTCACGCCCGTTTATTCTTCGTCCTGTTGCGACGTCGCTGTTGATGGCGGCCATTCTGTTGGTTGGCCTTGTAGGCTACACGCAGTTGCCCGTCTCCGCGCTGCCTGAGGTTGACTACCCGACCATTCAGGTCGTCACCTTCTATCCCGGAGGCAGTCCCGACGTAGTGGCTACCACGGTGACTGCGCCACTGGAGCGGCAGTTTGGCGAGCTCCAGGGCCTCAGTCAAATGACCTCCTCGAGCTCGGGCGGCAACTCCGTCATCGTTCTCCAGTTCAATCTCAATCTGGATATCGATGTCGCCGAAGAAGAGGTGCAGTCGGGCATCAATGCGGCGCAGAGCTATCTCCCGGCCAACCTGCCTTCGCCGCCTATCTATAACAAGACGAATCCTGCTGACGCGCCCATCCTGACCCTCGCGATCACGTCAAACACGATGCCGCTTTCTGCTGTAGAAGACCTCATCGACACGCGCCTCGCGCCCAAAATCTCGCAGCTCAGCGGAGTCGGTCTCGTCAGCATCAGCGGCGGACAGAAGCCAGCGGTACGCATTCAGGCCAATCCCACGGCGCTGTCCTCTTACGGCATGAACCTTGAAGACCTTCGCACCTCAGTCAGCGAGGCCAGTGTCAACGCAGCCAAAGGAAACTTTGACGGTCCGCGCCAGGACTATCAGATCGATGCCAACGATCAACTTGTCACCAGTGGTGACTACAAAAAGGTTGTGGTTGCCTATCGAAACGGCGCGCCGGTGATGCTTACCGACGTTGCACACATCGTCGATGGCGTCGAAAACAGCGTTCAGGCCGCATGGATGAACCAGACCCCGGCCATCATCGTTAACATTCAGCGCCAACCCGGTGGCAATACCATCAGTGTCGTCAAGAGCATCAAAAGCCTGCTGCCGCAGCTTGAGGCCTCTCTTCCTGCTGGCATCCAGATCACCACGCTCACTGATCTCACCACCTCAATCCAGGCCTCAGTCGACGATGTAGAGTTCGAGCTGCTCCTTACCATCGCTCTCGTCGTGATGGTTATCTTTCTCTTCCTGCGCAATCTCTACGCCACCATTATCCCCAGCGTGGCCGTACCGTTGTCCCTTGTCGGAACCTTCGCCGTGATGTACATACTCGGCTACAGTCTCGACAATTTATCGCTCATGGCGCTCACCATCTCCACCGGCTTCGTCGTCGACGACGCCATTGTCATGATTGAAAACATCGCGCGATATCTTGAAGAGGGTGACTCGCCTATGCAGGCGGCCCTCAAGGGAGCCGAACAGATCGGCTTCACCATCATGTCGCTGACTGTCTCCCTGATTGCCGTTCTCATCCCGCTGCTCTTCATGGGAGACGTCATTGGCCGACTCTTCCGCGAGTTCGCAGTGACGCTGGCCGTCACCATTGTCATCTCCGCTGTGGTCTCGCTTACTCTTACCCCGATGATGGCCTCACGCATCCTCAAGCACACTCCACCGGAGCAGCAAGGCCGATTCTTCAAGGCCTCCGAACGTGTCTTCGAGAGCATGATCTCCTTCTACGGACGCACGCTCAAATTCGTCCTGCGCTTTCAGACCATCACACTCCTCGTCGCTGTTGCAACGCTTATACTCACCATCTATCTCTACATCATCATTCCTAAAGGCTTCTTCCCTGTGCAAGATACCGGCGTCATTCAGGGCATCTCGCAGGCCTCGCCAACCATCGGCTCCAAGAGCATGGCGGTAAAGCAGAAGGAACTGGCAGCAGTCATCCTCCAAGATCCTGCCGTCGAGAGTCTCTCTTCCTTCATCGGAGCCGACGGAACCAACACCACGATCAACAGCGGCAGAATGTCGATTAATCTCAAGCCGCTTAATCAGCGTGACCTCAGCGCCTCAGACGTCATTCGCCGCCTTCAACGCAAGCTGAAAGATGTGCAGGGCATCGAGCTCTACATGCAACCCGTGCAGAACATCACGGTCGACGACCGCGTCAGCCGCACCCAATACCAGTACACTCTCGAAGACCCCGACCAGAACGAGCTCAACCTATGGACCGCCCGCTTCGTCGATAAGCTGAAGCAGCTACCGGGGCTTGAAGACATCGCCACCGACCAGCAGTTGGGTGGCCTCGCCGTAGATCTTGTCATCGACCGCAACACCGCATCGCGGCTCGGCATTGCGCCAACCACCATCGACAATACGCTTTACGATGCCTTCGGCCAGCGCCAGATCAACACGATGTACACGCAGCTTAACCAGTACCACGTCATTCTTGAGGCCCAGCCGCAGTTCCAGCTCGACCCTAGTATGCTTAGCCATCTTTACATCCAGTCCAACGCCGCTACGGGTACTAGTGGCGCAGGCGGCTCTTCGGATTCCGGTAAGGGCTCCACGTCAGCCGGATCAAACGCTCTCACCACTTCGCCACTTTACACTCCTTCGTCGAACGTGCTGGTGCCGCCGGTCAGCCCTCTTACGTCCAGCGCTGCCACCATCACCCAGGGAGCAGGTTCCGCTGGTGCCACCAGCTCTTCTATCAGCAATTCGGTGCCTTTCAGTGCCTTCTCGCACTTTCAGACGACTACCGAGCCGCTCTCCATCATGCATCAGGGACAGTTTCCTGCCATCACAGTTTCCTTCAATCTGGCCCCCGACGGCTCCCTCGGGGGTGCCATCGACTCCATCACCAAAGTGCAGAAAGACATGCACATGCCGGCCAGCCTCCAAGCAGATTTTCAGGGCACTGCGGCATCCTTTCGTAACTCTCTCTCGAATGAGCCACTCCTCATCCTCGCCGCTCTTGTCACCGTCTACATCGTGCTGGGCGTTCTCTATGAGAGCTTCATTCACCCCATCACCATTCTTTCTACGCTTCCCTCTGCTGGTGTCGGTGCATTCCTCGCTCTCATCATCTTCCATCAGTCCCTCAGCATCGTCGCGATCATAGGACTTGTCCTGCTCATAGGTATCGTTAAAAAGAATGGAATCATGATGGTGGACTTTGCTCTCGAAGCAGAGCGAGAGCACGGGAAAAGTGCTACCGACGCCATCTACGAGGCTTGTCTTCTCCGTTTCCGTCCCATCATGATGACCACGATGGCTGCGCTTCTCGCCGGCATTCCGCTTGCTTTCGGGACTGGCGAAGGCTCTGAGCTGCGCAAGCCGCTCGGCATTGCTATGGTCGGCGGACTGCTTCTTAGCCAGGTCCTCACCCTTTACACCACGCCGGTCATCTATATCTTCTTTGACAATCTGGCCGCGCGCTTCTCCCACAAAGGAAAGGCACACAACGGCAACGAACCGCAACACGTAGGGCAGCCATGA